The Muribaculum intestinale genome includes the window TCAAGGCGTGTTATCTCATATCGAAATTATACGAGATTGTTCCGGCCAAGCATAAAGCAGCGTGGCGCGAGGATATTCTCGCTCATCTTGATATTCAGTGGAGCTACTATGAAAAGAAGTATTGTCATCCACGCGGCGATGATGCCAGTGTGTCAAGCAGAGAGTATGCTGATGAGATTGACAGAATCCTCAAAAATCATAAAAAGCGAGCATGAGAGTCCTTGCAACTTAAAGATACCACTCGCGCACCACTTTCACCACTTGAAATTCCACTTTTGAAACCTCATGATACTACCCGTTAGAGTTTGATACTCTGGCGGGTAGCTTTGCTATATACATATTCATACACCACATACACACCACTCATGGCCGGCAGTAATTTTGCAGTGTCCGGGAGTTACTCGGATGCGCCCTACAAGAGGGCGGTAAGTACAACTCTAAACAACACTGCGTATGACAAAAGACCAGTTACTCAAACTTCCTCTCTGGCAGTACACCGGAGAACAATTTTTAGAATTACTTGACTCTCATTTTGTCAAGACTCCACCCGCACCCACAAGCGTAACCTCTGACGAAAATGTTGCCACCACAGCAAAGCGTTGGCTCGTTTATGGAATCAAAGGACTATGCGACCTTCTCCAGTGCAGCAAGGCTACTGCACACCGTATCAAGAACAGTGGCGTAATCAAAGATGCCATTACACAATCAGGCAGAAAAATCGTCATAGACGCCCAGAAAGCACTCGACCTTATGCAGGCTTATAAGGAAGGAGGTGAAAAGTGAGCGAAGTAAAGCAAGACATCCTCCGACTCTGGGAGGAGAAGCAGTTGAGAATCACTGATGAGATTCAGACTGCGCCGGAGGTGCTGTATGCCAATGGCAGCGTTATCGGCACACTTGGTAACTTCTCGGCATCCACCGGAAAGGCGAAAAGCAAAAAGACCTTTAATGTAGCTGCCATTGTCGGTGCTTCGCTCGTCAACGGCAAGGTGCTGGGCTATACCGTCGAGTTTCCTGACGACAAGCGCACAATCCTCTATTTCGACACCGAGCAAAGTCCGTATCACTGTCAGAAGGTCATGGAGCGCGCTCTGCGACTGGCAAAACTGCCGACCGACACCCATCCGGAGAATCTGAAATTCGCGGCCCTGCGTCAGCTTACACCCTCGTTGCGCCTTGAGGTTATCGAACAGGCCATCATCAATACTCCCGGCGTTGGTCTGGTAATCATCGATGGTGTGCGCGACCTGATGTATGACATCAACTGCGCCAAGGAGTCCACCGACCTTATTGGCAAGCTGATGGAATGGACTGACAAATTCCAGATACATATACACACCGTCCTGCATCTCAACAAGAGCGATGACAATGCCCGTGGCCATGTAGGTACCGAGCTGAACAACAAGGCTGAAACCGTCCTTCAGGTGAGCCGCAGTAAAACAGATGATACCGTGTCTGAGGTCTGCGCCGCCATGATACGCGCCGCCGAGTTCGACCCGTTTGCATTCCGTATCAATGACTACGGTCTGCCGGAGATAGCCAGCGGATATGTGTTCACCGAACCGGGCAAGAAAGCCAAAGATCCGTATCCCTACAAGGAGTTGACCGAGGAACAGCACCGCGAAGCGTTGGCGGTAGTTTTCGTCAACGGCCCGATAAAAGGTTGTCGCAATTTCGAGGCGGCATTGAAAGCCGGATATGCCGCCTGCGGACACTCGTATTCCAACAATAAGGTCAAGGGCTTAAAGACCTTTCTTGACAACAAAGGCATGATTCGCTATGAGAACCGCGAGTATATCTACAATCCGGATTTCTACTATTGAGAAACACAATTCTGGTTTGGTTTAGCAAAGGGCATATATAATAGGACCTGAACCACGAACCAGCTCACCCAAACATTTTAGAACTCATGATAAAAGAGATTAAATCAATCCCTTTAGCCACCTTCTTGTCTCAACTCGGACATGAACCGACGGCAAGAAAAGGAACGAGGCTATGGTATAAGTCGCCATTGCGACAGGAACATACGCCGTCGTTTAAGGTGGAAACCACGCTCAATTGCTGGTATGATTTCGGACTTGGCAGAGGCGGCAACATCATTGACCTTGCAACCGAGATATATCGGTCAACCGACCTGCGCTATCTCATGCGTTGCATCGCTGACAGTTGTCCGGTGCCATCGGTGCAGACAGTCGCTTCCTCTTATCCCCAGCGACACTCTGCGCCGAGCATGGAGCGATTTGAGGTCGTGCCACTGGAACACCGCGCACTTGTCGCATACCTCCAAGAGCGTGGCATTCCGGCACACATCGCCAAAGCGAAATGCAAGGAGGCTCACTACAACGTTAACGGCAGATTTTATTTTGCCGTGGCATTCGAGAATGTCAGCGGTGGCCGGGAACTGCGCAACCGATATTTCAAAGGTTGCCGGGGTCGCAAGGACATCTCATATCTGCCGTGGGCGAGAGATGGCCCGTCAAAAGAGTGTGCCGTGTTCGAGGGGTTTATTGATTATCTCTCCGCACTCACACTCGGCATAATCAGCGGAGCCGACGCAATCATACTCAACTCGGTTGTCAATACCAACAAGGCTGTGCCATATCTCAAAGGCTACACCACCATCAACTACTATCTTGACAACGACACTGCCGGACGAACAGCACTCACCGAGCTGACAGCCATATATGGCTCTGCGGTGATTGACCGCTCCATACTATACTCCGAGTTCAACGACTTGAATGAGTATCTCACAAATCAAAGTTTCACCAAAAACACACTATCCAATGAAAACAAATAAATCCACCGCATCCAAGTCAACCGAGTTGACCGATGCACCCGAATCCAAAGTATCAACCATCAAATCACAAATTATTATGCAACCGGATAATTCAATCAACTCAACCATCCCTGTCAATCCTGTTAACAGCGACAACGCTGTTAACAGCACCAATCCTACCAATACAGACAATCTGTTCGACAACGAGCAGACGGCAACCGATACTACCGAGCAGCCCAAGCAACAGCGCGTGGGCAAGCAGCAGCGCAAATTGGATTACGCCGAGTTCAAGGCTACCTATCTCACACCTGCAAAACTGATGAAGCGTCATCAGGTCAACATAGAGGACAGCGTATGGGCGAAGCTCGAACGCATCGCCCGCATCCTCGGTGACCGTGACACCACCGTCGGCAGCTACATCAATGCTGTCCTTTTGGAGCATCTCAATCTCTATGCCGACGACATCGAAATATGGCGTAAACTCTGAGATAATAATGTCGGGGGACCACTGCACCCGGTACACCGTGGGGCAGCTTCCCGATGAACGTAGTGAATTGGGAAGGCAAGGATATGTTTCGGGATTTCTTTTTCTCCGAAAACGACTCCCAAAACTGCGCAGCATAAGCCGCTCTTTGCCTCCCAATTCAAATAAACCACAACAATGTCTACTATGAGTAAACCTACTGTCAGGAAGGGTGGTCGTCCCTCTAAACCGACCGATGAGAAGCGCACCCATGTGGTTACAATCAAACTGAACGATGCCGAATACTCCGACCTTCTGGAGCGGTCAAAAGCCGCCGGAGTAAAGATGGCGGAGTATGTCAGACACGGCGCGTTCCGGCTCACGATTGTCAGTCGCCTGAGCGGGATTGAACAGGAAATTGCCAGAGGAATACTAAATCTCAGTTCCGATTTCAATCAGGCAATGACCTGTTTTCATCAGCTCAAACTTCGCAGCGCGGCCAATAAATTAGCCGCTGTCGTCGATAAGATGTTTGACATTCTCAAAAAATTAAGACCCAATAAAGAGACTGATTATGTTTGCAAGAATACTTAAAAGCGGCACATTTCACGATGTCGTGGGGTATGTGACGCGCCAATTCCACGACCCGAAAGAGTACACAGCCGACACATGGCGCATCATCGGAAGCGAAAATATTTTCGTCTCCGACTATGCGAAAATGGTACAATCGTTTGAAGCTATACATGGATTTATGCCCGGAAAGGAGAATCCGGCAGGACATATTTCCATCAGTTTTGACAACGCCGATGCGCCTCGCCTGACCGATGAATTCATGGCTCAGCTCGCCAAAGAGTACATGGACGGCATGGGAATCAAGAACACCCAGTATCTTGTCGTGCGCCATCTGGAAACCGGACATCCGCATTTTCATATCGTCTATAATCGTGTGGATATGTTAGGCAAGGCAGTCGACGAGCGCAACAATTTCAGGCGCAGCGACCGTGTTGTAAAGGCTATCAAGGACAAATACGGACTCACATACTCGCCGCTGAAAAAGAAATACGAGGACAAAATTCCGGTATTTAAGGAGCGGATCAGTCAGGCGATTTATGGCTGTAAGTCGTGGGATGAGTTCTCGCGCCGCCTTGCCTGTGCAGGACTTGAGGTAAAATTCCATGATGACCACAACACCGGCATACGCATCGGCGTGAAATTTACAGACGGTGATATAACAGTCAACGGGTCTAAAATCGACCGTGCTTTCACATATCGCCGCCTGAACAACCTCTTTGAGTTTAACCGCAAGCATGGGCAACAACAGTCTGATTACGCTCCGACGCGCCCCAAGGTAACCGTCGAATATACCCCGACGCAAAAGTCCTCACTTGTGGAAGATGTGATTGAAGCCACCGTCGGGGCAATCGGAAATCTGTTCACTCTCGGCCCCGGCTTCGACCCTGAGGAACAGGCGTTTCAAAACGCCATCAAGAAAGAAGAAGCCAAACGTAAACGCAAATCAAGAAGAATCTGAATATGTCAAAGCTATATGATGACGTCAAGAAACAAGGAGAGCAGATTGACGACCTGCAAAAGACAGTTACCAACCACGGCACACGCATCGAGACCCTCGAAACAAAAGCGAAGGCAACGCCGCCGACACAAGCAGTCAATCAAGGACCTATAACGGTGAAATTGCCCGACAACATAGCGACCAATGAAAGCGTCGGCAAACTGATTGATGAGAAACTATCAGAAACCTCAACCAACGGCACACTCAAAAAAGTTATGGAGCAACTGCCGGGTAGCCTGTCGAAAGGAGTTGCGGATGTACTGTCCGACAATCTGGGAGACAAGGTCAAGGACGCTCTTTATGAAGGATTCCGCAGGGAGTTTGCGGATGAGCGAAGAAAGCTCTATGACGTGGTGAACGACATGCGCTACAAAGCCCAGTCGATAATCTGGGGGCAATGGTGGCGTGCTACCCCACATTGGGTCTATGCCATCTTTGTGGTTCTGCTTCTCGCCGCCGGAGGTTTCGGTTATGGATTCTTCTATCAGCTCAACGAAAACTCAAAGCTAAAAGATGTGGAATGGCTCTACCGATACGAAAGGCTTTGGTGGGAAGGCAAGGAACAGGAAGATATGCTCCGCCGAGAAAAAATCTTTGCTGTCGGCACACAACATGAGCAGGATTCAATAAAGAACCGCACCCGCCAGCTCGAAAAATCCCGACACATAGAAGAAACCTTCCTCTATTTCAACCCCACGGAGAAATAGCATTACTCTAATCGTAAGACAGGCAACCCCAACATTTCTGCCGAGGTTGCCTGTCTTTGTCTATTGTATGATTAAGCTGATATTATTTGAACTTGTATAGAAAGAGCGTATCCGCACGTGCAGCATCTGATCGTTGCAGCCCTTTAATTTGGGCATCAGACATTCCTGTTTGACGATATGGTTCATATCCTCGTGTTGTAACAATAACTTTTTTCTCTAAGCTACAAGAGCAAAAAGCCATCAATGTTATTAGTAGTAATAAAATTCTCATAAATCAGTAGTTTAACGCTATTTTCCTGTGCCAAAACGCGATGTGTCAATGTTTGTTTCTTTGGGTTTGAAGCCGTTGAACCGCCAGATGAATGTCAGTTTGAGATTGTGAGACATGTCGCGCACTTTCATCCGGTAATCCTGACCGGCATGGTTGATAGTCATGGTCGGCGACCATTTATTGAAAATGTCATCGGCTTTCAAATCAAGTTCACAGCATCGATTCTTTCCGAACTGCCATTTTACGCCGGCATCGACTTTCCATATACTCGATAAGTCGGCTATACCCTGCAATGATGGCGAGATGTAGCTGAAATCAACGGTCAGTGATACCGGGCAGTTCTGACTGAACTTAAAAGAATTGCTAAATTCACCATAGAATATCCACTTGCTGTTGTCAAAGCCGATGTCATGAAAATGGTCGGCTTTCTCCCGCTGATTGAAAACATTGGCTGTGGCCGTGGCATTCCAGATATATCCTACACCAAAAGGCGCATAAAGATTAAGCCCGACAACGCGCTTATAGTTCATGTTGATGGTCTGATAGATGAGATTCATGGCATCCGGCGATTGGTAAGGAAGCTGCACCGTGGTCTTGTCGCCATATTGGAAATAGAAGGTCGCTACTTATTTTTTGCCTGAGGATATAGTTGAACTGGGCATCATATTGAATATAGGGTTGCAACTGGAGATTACCGACAATTGTCGAGTAGTCGTTAATGTGGCTCGTGCCGCCATGTAGTTCCCAATATGAGGGATATATGCGTTGGGTGTTGAAGTTCAGTTGAAATATGCTTTTGGGTGTTTTGTAGTAAGTCGCCCCGAACTGAGGAATGAAATTCCAGTTGTGCTGATATTTAGTGTAATAATACTCACCCTTTGCCGAAAGATTGAACGACAGTCCCCAGTCGAAAGACCGTTCTGTGCCGACGTAAAAACTCGCCACATCTTCGTTGAGAATATCATCGAAATCGGGATTGTCGGACATTGCGTAGTGTTGTGAACTGTGATCTTTTGAGTGTTGATATTCCGCGCCATAGTTCAGTTGCCACTGTCCAAGCTGATGCTGTTGGTCAATATATGCATGCCAACGGTTAATATCCTGACGGTTTTCAGAGCCAAGAAGGTAGTCTGTGTCCTTAAATAATGACTGTGAGCGGTTTTCGGAATAGCGGGTGTAGTCACCTCCTATTGTCATGCCGAATGGCGCCGTGTAGCGCAGGGCGATATTATGATAGCCGACAGGCGACAGCATGTTGTAGGCATTTGTATAGTTGCCCAAAGTGCCTGATGAGAGACTCCATCTCTTTGAATCGGAGATTATCTGACCGTTGTAAGTGAGTTTGAGCGTTTTCCAAGAAGCGGATGCAAATATGGTATTGCTCCAGTTCTGACCGATTCGGCTCATGTCATCCTCAATCATAGTTCGCTTACCATCATTAAGATGATTCGACCATGTTTCCTCGCGGCTCCAAGACTTGGTGAGCGACAGCCCATAATTCAAATCAAAAGTCAAGTCCTTTATAGCGTATGCGGCTGCAAGTACACCGCCATACGAACCATAATGAGCCTGATTGTATCCGGTTCTGACTTGTCCCTGCAAGCCGTCGAGAGGCGTCGGCGTTTTCAGAACCACGTTGATTACCGCGCCATTTACATGATACTTTGCCGGAGCGGAATACATAATCTCCACGTTTTTCAGTCTGTCAACCGAAGTGTTGTAGAGAAGTTGATAAAGATTCTGGAGCGGCATATTGGTAAGCTCACCATTGAGAATAATGGTGACATTGGAAGCTCCCGCGAGCCAGATCATACCGTTATTGTTTGTGACGCCGGGCATATAGCCAAGGGCTTCAAGAATATTGTTAACCGGTTTGTCCTTGACTATTCCGGGGAGGTCGACTACCATAATTCCGTCCTTACCTTTGACTTGAGGTTTCTCTCCCTTTACAACAACTTCATCGAGCTGTCTGGTAGAAATTGTATCAGTTGCTTCCGTCTGAGCCACAGCCGATATGAACGTAATGAATGAAGCGAATAATATGCCTTTCCTCATAGCTGTTTAGTTTTTGTTTGATGCAAAATTACAGGCATATGGCCTTTGGCAGATAATCCTCAACCTTATTTAGTCTGAAATGCTCCCTTATTTAGTCTTAAATTGAAGTGTTCCTAAACAATTGTGTGACGGATTATTAGTAACTTCGCATTATGAAACGCTTTAAGACTATCTCGACTACGTTTATTGTTGTCATTGCAGTTATTTTCAGCTGTAATGTCTATTATCTCATATCCCTTTACAATTCGATCAGGACAGATGTCGAACGCGATGTAATGACTGCTTTGGCTGATGCTGATATTGACGACCTAATGTATCGGGCAGGGAGGGCGCAGGCATTGGCATCAAATGTACAAATGCAGGAAGACATTGAAGAATATAATGCCCCCAGAAAAGCAGAAGCATCAACATATAAAGATGAAAACGGTCAACTCATATCAGTCCGGACTGAAGCCGACGGAACTGTTATTGAAGAGCGCGCGATGTTATCTGAAAACTCGTCCTATTCCAATCAGATGGTTGATGCTATGAGCCGGCAATTTCACGCTATAATGGATAGATACATCCCTTACGATATGGAGGTTATGGATAGCGTCTTATATAAGAGACTTTCCAATAGGTTCATATATCCGGATTTCCTATGTGTGGAAGTTGTCAACAGTAACGATTCCGTGATTTGCGGCAATCCCAAATTCAACGGAGAATCAGGATTGGATTCATTCAGCTTCAATATCAATCCTGACGAGGGAATATATTACAAGGCATATATGACACCACTGACCCGCCATATCCTATCGCAGATGTTTGGAATCATTATTACGGTATTTCTTCTGATGGTTGCATTCTCTCTGGCGTTTTGGTATCTGTTCCGCACAGTCTCGCGACTGCGCACCATTGAGGAGATGAAAGATGATTTTGTCAGCAATATGACCCATGAATTGAAAACGCCTATTGCCATAGCATATTCAGCCAATGACGCTCTGCTCAATTATGACACAACCAACGACCCCGACAAAAAGACAAAGTATCTGACGATTGCAAACAAGCAACTGAAACGACTTGGCGAACTTGTGGAAAATATCCTTGCAATGAGTATGGAACGTCGAAAGGCTATGAAACTCAGACCGGAAGATATACCGCTGCGTGAGTTTATAGAAGAAATCGCCGCAGCCCAGCGCATGAGAGGCGATAAGGATATAACCATCAATGTTAATATTCCCGAAAATACCACCATTGAGGCAGACATGGCGCACTTGGCAAATGTACTGAACAATCTGATTGACAATGCTATCAAATACTCCAGAGATAGCGTTGAGATAACGATAACCGGCGACAGCCATGACCTTTCGGTAAGAGATAACGGCATCGGCATTCCGTCAAAATCCATTCCCTACCTGTTCAATAAGTTCTACCGCGTTCCGCATGGCAACCGTCAGGATGTCCGTGGCTATGGCATAGGACTATATTATGTAAAGAGTATTCTCGACAAAATGGGCTGGGATATTGAGGCCAAGAGTACAGAAGGTGAAGGTTCGGTGTTCACTATTAAATTCAGCAAAGATGAGCAATAAGATACTGTTTGTAGAAGATGAGGAAGACCTGACGCTGATTGTCGCCGACACTCTGCGCGGGCAAGGCTATGAAGTTGTCACTGCTGTTGATGGCGTAGTCGGACTTGAGAAATTCAAAACCGAAGCTGCCGATATAGTCGTGGCTGATGTCATGATGCCCAAAATGGATGGGTTCACTATGGCGAAGGAGATAAGGAAATTGTCGCCGACAGTGCCATTGCTTTTTCTCACCGCAAAAAGCACAATAGATGATGTTGAGCAAGGTTTTGAAATCGGAGCCAACGACTATCTTAAAAAGCCCTTTGAACTCCGCGAACTGATAGTGCGGATTAAGGCACTATTAAGACGATATGGTAACAATCGCACCGAGGATATCCGGTTTGCAATTGGAGCCTATACTTTTAACGTAACAACCCAGACATTGTCATTTGGCGACAAAGAGACAGAGCTGTCTCACTTTGAAGCCAAGATTCTTGAACGTCTGGCAACCAATATTGGCAAGACTGTCGATGCCTCAGAATTGATGATTGCCGTGTGGCAGCGCGATGAACAAAGCAACCGCAACTCCCTGCATGGCTACATCCACAAACTCCGCCGAGCCCTCCGTCACGATCCATCAATTTCTATCATCAATCAACGTGGGTTCGGCTATATGCTCACCATTAAATGAACCGGACTATGAAAGCTTACATCCTTACATTTGTTATCTGCCTGGCGGCACCGCTGGCGGGTTTCGCACAGCGGGAAGTGCCGGACACAATCAGTCTGCGCTGCGACTCATTGGCTAAATCCATCAATATCGGCGGTTTAGTCAAAAGCGACAATCTGACCTCATACATCGGTCCGACATTTCAATATGCCCCTGAGAACACCCCGCTCGTCGATAATAGTGCTTCAGTTCCTTTAAAACTGAATATCCCCGATTTTACCTTTGCTCCGGGACAAGCTTCAATCTTCCGGTGGACAAATGGGGAATTCATAGCCTCGGGCGGTACTACGGTATATCCGGGACTGATGCAGATTGACAGTGGTGCTCTCCGTGTATTTCATCGATTTGGTAACTTTGACATATATGTTGGAGGGAAAGTTAACAAGTATGGATTTTTCAGAGGCATACACACTCAATACGGAGTGGATGGAAGCATCACATATAATTTATCTCCGACAACCTCATTCACAGCATTTGGCACATACTATTTCGGCAGACCGCCTATGATTGGCGGCGGACTGCCAATGCCACCAGCGATGGTTGGCTACTACGATACGTCTAAATTCGGAGGGTACGTCAACCAATCGTTAGGCGAGCGATTTGGGGTTCTTGTCGGTGGCCAGACCGTCCAACAGGTGTACACCCGGGAATACCGTCCCGAACCAATAGTTACTCCCTACGTCAAAGTAGGCACCGGAAAGAAAAAAGTAGCAATCGGCCTCCCTGTTGGTCAAATTCTACACGGCATACTCACAAGATAGCTATCTGCAACGAGAGTGCAGTTCAGCATTATCTTTTCACAAGTAGATATTCGCTGTTCTTGGTTTGGTTCGGGCTTTATATATGCCCGGATAAACCTAAACCTATATATGGAGACTGGGCAAAAGAAAATGGCTCTCCTTAAATTTTCTTTTTCCTCAGTCATGATTTTGAACACAGGGGCATGAACACAGGTGTATGCCATAGGGACCTGAAATGAGTTGGTGCGGAGTTGTGTTCAGATTTGTGTTCAAGGGAAAAGAAAAAGCAGCTACGAGTTGTTTCGTAACTGCTTGATTT containing:
- a CDS encoding sensor histidine kinase codes for the protein MKRFKTISTTFIVVIAVIFSCNVYYLISLYNSIRTDVERDVMTALADADIDDLMYRAGRAQALASNVQMQEDIEEYNAPRKAEASTYKDENGQLISVRTEADGTVIEERAMLSENSSYSNQMVDAMSRQFHAIMDRYIPYDMEVMDSVLYKRLSNRFIYPDFLCVEVVNSNDSVICGNPKFNGESGLDSFSFNINPDEGIYYKAYMTPLTRHILSQMFGIIITVFLLMVAFSLAFWYLFRTVSRLRTIEEMKDDFVSNMTHELKTPIAIAYSANDALLNYDTTNDPDKKTKYLTIANKQLKRLGELVENILAMSMERRKAMKLRPEDIPLREFIEEIAAAQRMRGDKDITINVNIPENTTIEADMAHLANVLNNLIDNAIKYSRDSVEITITGDSHDLSVRDNGIGIPSKSIPYLFNKFYRVPHGNRQDVRGYGIGLYYVKSILDKMGWDIEAKSTEGEGSVFTIKFSKDEQ
- a CDS encoding DUF3853 family protein; translated protein: MTKDQLLKLPLWQYTGEQFLELLDSHFVKTPPAPTSVTSDENVATTAKRWLVYGIKGLCDLLQCSKATAHRIKNSGVIKDAITQSGRKIVIDAQKALDLMQAYKEGGEK
- a CDS encoding DUF3408 domain-containing protein; the protein is MKTNKSTASKSTELTDAPESKVSTIKSQIIMQPDNSINSTIPVNPVNSDNAVNSTNPTNTDNLFDNEQTATDTTEQPKQQRVGKQQRKLDYAEFKATYLTPAKLMKRHQVNIEDSVWAKLERIARILGDRDTTVGSYINAVLLEHLNLYADDIEIWRKL
- a CDS encoding relaxase/mobilization nuclease domain-containing protein — protein: MFARILKSGTFHDVVGYVTRQFHDPKEYTADTWRIIGSENIFVSDYAKMVQSFEAIHGFMPGKENPAGHISISFDNADAPRLTDEFMAQLAKEYMDGMGIKNTQYLVVRHLETGHPHFHIVYNRVDMLGKAVDERNNFRRSDRVVKAIKDKYGLTYSPLKKKYEDKIPVFKERISQAIYGCKSWDEFSRRLACAGLEVKFHDDHNTGIRIGVKFTDGDITVNGSKIDRAFTYRRLNNLFEFNRKHGQQQSDYAPTRPKVTVEYTPTQKSSLVEDVIEATVGAIGNLFTLGPGFDPEEQAFQNAIKKEEAKRKRKSRRI
- a CDS encoding TonB-dependent receptor plug domain-containing protein, yielding MRKGILFASFITFISAVAQTEATDTISTRQLDEVVVKGEKPQVKGKDGIMVVDLPGIVKDKPVNNILEALGYMPGVTNNNGMIWLAGASNVTIILNGELTNMPLQNLYQLLYNTSVDRLKNVEIMYSAPAKYHVNGAVINVVLKTPTPLDGLQGQVRTGYNQAHYGSYGGVLAAAYAIKDLTFDLNYGLSLTKSWSREETWSNHLNDGKRTMIEDDMSRIGQNWSNTIFASASWKTLKLTYNGQIISDSKRWSLSSGTLGNYTNAYNMLSPVGYHNIALRYTAPFGMTIGGDYTRYSENRSQSLFKDTDYLLGSENRQDINRWHAYIDQQHQLGQWQLNYGAEYQHSKDHSSQHYAMSDNPDFDDILNEDVASFYVGTERSFDWGLSFNLSAKGEYYYTKYQHNWNFIPQFGATYYKTPKSIFQLNFNTQRIYPSYWELHGGTSHINDYSTIVGNLQLQPYIQYDAQFNYILRQKISSDLLFPIWRQDHGAASLPIAGCHESHLSDHQHEL
- a CDS encoding toprim domain-containing protein; this encodes MIKEIKSIPLATFLSQLGHEPTARKGTRLWYKSPLRQEHTPSFKVETTLNCWYDFGLGRGGNIIDLATEIYRSTDLRYLMRCIADSCPVPSVQTVASSYPQRHSAPSMERFEVVPLEHRALVAYLQERGIPAHIAKAKCKEAHYNVNGRFYFAVAFENVSGGRELRNRYFKGCRGRKDISYLPWARDGPSKECAVFEGFIDYLSALTLGIISGADAIILNSVVNTNKAVPYLKGYTTINYYLDNDTAGRTALTELTAIYGSAVIDRSILYSEFNDLNEYLTNQSFTKNTLSNENK
- a CDS encoding response regulator transcription factor; this encodes MSNKILFVEDEEDLTLIVADTLRGQGYEVVTAVDGVVGLEKFKTEAADIVVADVMMPKMDGFTMAKEIRKLSPTVPLLFLTAKSTIDDVEQGFEIGANDYLKKPFELRELIVRIKALLRRYGNNRTEDIRFAIGAYTFNVTTQTLSFGDKETELSHFEAKILERLATNIGKTVDASELMIAVWQRDEQSNRNSLHGYIHKLRRALRHDPSISIINQRGFGYMLTIK
- a CDS encoding plasmid mobilization protein; protein product: MSKPTVRKGGRPSKPTDEKRTHVVTIKLNDAEYSDLLERSKAAGVKMAEYVRHGAFRLTIVSRLSGIEQEIARGILNLSSDFNQAMTCFHQLKLRSAANKLAAVVDKMFDILKKLRPNKETDYVCKNT
- a CDS encoding AAA family ATPase; translated protein: MSEVKQDILRLWEEKQLRITDEIQTAPEVLYANGSVIGTLGNFSASTGKAKSKKTFNVAAIVGASLVNGKVLGYTVEFPDDKRTILYFDTEQSPYHCQKVMERALRLAKLPTDTHPENLKFAALRQLTPSLRLEVIEQAIINTPGVGLVIIDGVRDLMYDINCAKESTDLIGKLMEWTDKFQIHIHTVLHLNKSDDNARGHVGTELNNKAETVLQVSRSKTDDTVSEVCAAMIRAAEFDPFAFRINDYGLPEIASGYVFTEPGKKAKDPYPYKELTEEQHREALAVVFVNGPIKGCRNFEAALKAGYAACGHSYSNNKVKGLKTFLDNKGMIRYENREYIYNPDFYY
- a CDS encoding outer membrane beta-barrel protein; translated protein: MNLIYQTINMNYKRVVGLNLYAPFGVGYIWNATATANVFNQREKADHFHDIGFDNSKWIFYGEFSNSFKFSQNCPVSLTVDFSYISPSLQGIADLSSIWKVDAGVKWQFGKNRCCELDLKADDIFNKWSPTMTINHAGQDYRMKVRDMSHNLKLTFIWRFNGFKPKETNIDTSRFGTGK